One genomic window of Cygnus olor isolate bCygOlo1 chromosome 3, bCygOlo1.pri.v2, whole genome shotgun sequence includes the following:
- the FOXN2 gene encoding forkhead box protein N2 isoform X2, which translates to MGPVTGMTPDRKAKTPGAEKAAGLRQVHRMGSLPEAGDAGRPKATVVDSDSTDDELTNLNWLHESTNLLTNFSLGSEGLPIVSPLYDIEGDSVPSFSPSCYQNPEKKSSTSKPPYSFSLLIYMAIEHSPNKSLPVKEIYSWILERFPYFATAPTGWKNSVRHNLSLNKCFRKVERSHGKVNGKGSLWCVDPEYKPNLVQALKKQPFPSALAFYTPPASPPRSSSPHYLTSVLKQNHGRSLKESDIDAATAMMLLNTSIEQGMLDCEKAQPLKTPKKRSYGSAFNPSSSINLQENDSAATNIDPKEDHNYSASSMGSQRCASRSSVSSLSSVDEVYEFISKNSHAGSDGSEGFHSEVDTDVDYEDDPLGDSGYASQPCVDTSEKSQPSNKALKELCQEIDEELKEAAGSLLHLAGIRTCLGSLISTAKTHSHKQRKK; encoded by the exons ATGGGTCCAGTCACTGGAATGACTCCGGACAGGAAAGCTAAAACGCCAGGAGCAGAAAAAGCTGCCGGACTAAGGCAGGTTCACAGGATGGGAAGCTTGCCTGAAGCAGGAGATGCTGGGAGGCCTAAGGCCACGGTGGTGGACAGCGATTCAACAGATGACGAACTCACGAATTTGAACTGGCTGCATGAAAGTACTAATCTTCTAACAAACTTCAGCCTTGGAAGCGAGGGTCTTCCAATTGTTAGCCCTTTGTATGACATAGAGGGTGACAGCGTGCCATCCTTCTCACCATCCTGCTACCagaacccagaaaaaaaatcatcgaCTTCCAAACCCCCTTATTCCTTCAGCCTTCTCATCTATATGGCTATCGAGCACTCTCCCAACAAGAGCCTCCCAGTCAAAGAAATCTACAGCTGGATCCTGGAGCGCTTCCCCTACTTTGCCACAGCACCAACAGGGTGGAAGAACTCTGTCCGACacaacctctccttgaacaaaTGTTTCCGAAAGGTGGAGAGAAGCCATGGCAAG GTGAATGGAAAAGGTTCGTTATGGTGCGTTGATCCAGAATATAAGCCTAATCTTGTTCAAGCACTGAAGAAACAGCCTTTTCCCTCAGCACTTGCGTTTTATACTCCACCAGCGTCACCACCAAG gTCATCGTCTCCTCACTACTTAACTTCAGTACTTAAGCAGAATCATGGCCGATCTCTCAAAG AATCTGATATTGATGCCGCTACTGCGATGATGCTGTTGAATACTTCTATCGAACAAGGGATGCTAGACT GTGAGAAAGCTCAGCCTCTGAAGACACCTAAGAAGAGAAGTTATGGCAGCGCATTTAATCCTTCCAGTTCGATAAATCTGCAAGAAAATGATTCTGCAGCCACCAATATTGATCCAAAGGAGGATCACAATTACAGTGCTAGCAGCATGGGCTCGCAGCGCTGCGCATCTAGGTCCAGTGTGTCTTCCTTGTCCTCCGTCGATGAGGTATATGAATTCATCTCCAAGAACAGCCATGCTGGAAGCGATGGCAGTGAAGGATTTCACAGTGAAGTGGATACAGACGTTGACTATGAAGATGATCCTCTTGGAGACAGTGGCTATGCATCACAACCTTGTGTAGATACCTCTGAGAAAAGTCAGCCTAGCAACAAAGCACTCAAGGAGTTATGTCAAGAAATTGATGAGGAGTTGAAAGAAGCAGCAGGGTCTCTGCTCCACCTTGCTGGCATCCGAACGTGCTTGGGTTCCTTAATAAGTACTGCAAAGACCCACAGtcacaagcaaaggaaaaaatag
- the FOXN2 gene encoding forkhead box protein N2 isoform X1, giving the protein MGPVTGMTPDRKAKTPGAEKAAGLRQVHRMGSLPEAGDAGRPKATVVDSDSTDDELTNLNWLHESTNLLTNFSLGSEGLPIVSPLYDIEGDSVPSFSPSCYQNPEKKSSTSKPPYSFSLLIYMAIEHSPNKSLPVKEIYSWILERFPYFATAPTGWKNSVRHNLSLNKCFRKVERSHGKVNGKGSLWCVDPEYKPNLVQALKKQPFPSALAFYTPPASPPSRSSSPHYLTSVLKQNHGRSLKESDIDAATAMMLLNTSIEQGMLDCEKAQPLKTPKKRSYGSAFNPSSSINLQENDSAATNIDPKEDHNYSASSMGSQRCASRSSVSSLSSVDEVYEFISKNSHAGSDGSEGFHSEVDTDVDYEDDPLGDSGYASQPCVDTSEKSQPSNKALKELCQEIDEELKEAAGSLLHLAGIRTCLGSLISTAKTHSHKQRKK; this is encoded by the exons ATGGGTCCAGTCACTGGAATGACTCCGGACAGGAAAGCTAAAACGCCAGGAGCAGAAAAAGCTGCCGGACTAAGGCAGGTTCACAGGATGGGAAGCTTGCCTGAAGCAGGAGATGCTGGGAGGCCTAAGGCCACGGTGGTGGACAGCGATTCAACAGATGACGAACTCACGAATTTGAACTGGCTGCATGAAAGTACTAATCTTCTAACAAACTTCAGCCTTGGAAGCGAGGGTCTTCCAATTGTTAGCCCTTTGTATGACATAGAGGGTGACAGCGTGCCATCCTTCTCACCATCCTGCTACCagaacccagaaaaaaaatcatcgaCTTCCAAACCCCCTTATTCCTTCAGCCTTCTCATCTATATGGCTATCGAGCACTCTCCCAACAAGAGCCTCCCAGTCAAAGAAATCTACAGCTGGATCCTGGAGCGCTTCCCCTACTTTGCCACAGCACCAACAGGGTGGAAGAACTCTGTCCGACacaacctctccttgaacaaaTGTTTCCGAAAGGTGGAGAGAAGCCATGGCAAG GTGAATGGAAAAGGTTCGTTATGGTGCGTTGATCCAGAATATAAGCCTAATCTTGTTCAAGCACTGAAGAAACAGCCTTTTCCCTCAGCACTTGCGTTTTATACTCCACCAGCGTCACCACCAAG taggTCATCGTCTCCTCACTACTTAACTTCAGTACTTAAGCAGAATCATGGCCGATCTCTCAAAG AATCTGATATTGATGCCGCTACTGCGATGATGCTGTTGAATACTTCTATCGAACAAGGGATGCTAGACT GTGAGAAAGCTCAGCCTCTGAAGACACCTAAGAAGAGAAGTTATGGCAGCGCATTTAATCCTTCCAGTTCGATAAATCTGCAAGAAAATGATTCTGCAGCCACCAATATTGATCCAAAGGAGGATCACAATTACAGTGCTAGCAGCATGGGCTCGCAGCGCTGCGCATCTAGGTCCAGTGTGTCTTCCTTGTCCTCCGTCGATGAGGTATATGAATTCATCTCCAAGAACAGCCATGCTGGAAGCGATGGCAGTGAAGGATTTCACAGTGAAGTGGATACAGACGTTGACTATGAAGATGATCCTCTTGGAGACAGTGGCTATGCATCACAACCTTGTGTAGATACCTCTGAGAAAAGTCAGCCTAGCAACAAAGCACTCAAGGAGTTATGTCAAGAAATTGATGAGGAGTTGAAAGAAGCAGCAGGGTCTCTGCTCCACCTTGCTGGCATCCGAACGTGCTTGGGTTCCTTAATAAGTACTGCAAAGACCCACAGtcacaagcaaaggaaaaaatag